In Hemicordylus capensis ecotype Gifberg chromosome 3, rHemCap1.1.pri, whole genome shotgun sequence, one DNA window encodes the following:
- the LOC128350389 gene encoding uncharacterized protein LOC128350389: MRQHHEKCCDEDDQRNTFEQAGSSGEFMDSGNYPPSRSPSSCSTVSELSIQDSASLAAASDTHSHISLSPKRKKKSFPPGTTIDKFVIKTSRLEKELIDEKIAQFVYATNSSFRLTENPHFINMVQSLRPGYSPPSRADVAGKLLDKVYDREMEQCATALEGRIVNLSIDGWSNVHNDPIVRACITTEEGKVFLAQTIDTSGNAHTAEYLQEVAVKAIITCEQKFKCLVCSLVTDNAANVSKMRRNLEEQEGNTKLITYGCSAHLLHLLAKDLSVPEIKTNVVEIAKYFRNNHFAAAALKRMGGTKLTLPQDVRWNSVVDCFEQYIKNWPILMTVCEQNRDKIDGTVTAKILNIGLKRNVEHMLSILKPISESLNKIQKNSCFIADAVEIWKELSEHLKTELHMDRIKLQALKKEWDKYCLQLIFWQILSISSTRVKI; the protein is encoded by the exons atgaggcaacatcatgagaagtgctgtgatgaagatgaccaaagaaacacatttgaacaggcaggatcttcag gggaattcatggattctggaaactatccaccttcaagatcaccatcctcctgttctacagtttcagagttatccatccaggatagtgcttcattagcagcagcatcagacacccacagccacatatcactatcacctaaaagaaagaaaaaatccttccctcctggaaccaccatagataagtttgtgataaaaactagcagattagaaaaagagttaattgatgaaaaaattgcccagtttgtttatgcaacgaactcttctttccgtctgactgagaacccacatttcattaatatggttcagtcactgagaccaggatacagtccacccagcagagcagatgttgcagggaaactgctggataaagtgtatgacagagaaatggagcaatgtgcaacagctctggagggtagaattgttaacctaagtattgatgggtggagtaatgtccacaatgatcctattgtacgtgcttgtataacaacagaagaagggaaagtcttccttgcacaaacaattgatacgtcaggaaatgcacacacagcagaatacttacaagaagtggcagtaaaagctataataacatgtgaacaaaaattcaaatgtctagtatgcagtttggtcacagacaatgctgcaaatgtatccaagatgagaagaaatttagaagagcaggaagggaatacaaagctaataacatatggttgcagtgctcatttgctgcacctcttagccaaagacttaagtgttccagaaataaagactaatgttgttgaaattgctaaatacttccgtaacaatcactttgctgcagcagctctgaaaaggatgggtggaaccaagctaacgctcccacaagatgttagatggaactctgtggtggactgttttgagcagtatatcaagaactggcctattctgatgacagtttgtgaacaaaatcgagataaaatagatggcactgtcacggccaaaatcctcaacattgggcttaagagaaatgttgaacatatgctgagcatcctgaaacccatctctgaatctttaaacaaaatacagaaaaatagctgttttattgctgatgctgttgaaatttggaaggaactgagtgaacacttaaaaacagaactacacatggacagaattaaattacaagcattaaaaaaagaatgggacaagtactgtctccagctcattttttggcaaatattgtcaatatccagtaccagggtcaaaatttaa